DNA from Thermomicrobium roseum DSM 5159:
CTCGGGCGCTTTCGTGGGCAACCGATCCTCGTTCTCGGCCACCAAAAGGGAACGACGACCGCAGAGAATATCGCGCGCAACTTCGGGATGCCGCGTCCCGAAGGATACCGCAAGGCGATTCGCGTCATGCAGCTAGCCGAAAAATTCCGCCTGCCAGTTCTGACCTTCGTCGATACGCCGGCCGCCGACCCAGGGCTCGAATCGGAGGAACGCGGTCAAGCGTGGGCCATCAGCGCGTGCTTGCGAACGCTCCTCCGTTTGACCGTCCCGACTATCGCCATCGTCATCGGAGAGGGTGGGAGTGGTGGAGCGCTCGCGCTGGCGACCTGCGATCGGCTGCTGATGCTGGAAAACGCGATTTTCGCCGTCGCATCACCCGAAGCCTGCGCCGCGATCCTTTGGCGAGACGCCGGACGAGCACCCGAGGCAGCCACCGCGATGCGGATCACAGCTCCGGAACTTCATCGTTTCGGCATCGCCGACGAGGTGATCCCCGAACCGACCCCGGCGCACCTGGACGCTCCTGGCACGATTCGCCGGGTCGGCGATGCGGTCGAGCGTCGCCTGGGCGAGCTCCGCGACCTGTGGAACCGACACGGAACCGATGCAGCACGGCGCTTCCGATGGGCGCGCTTTCGCGCCATCGGGGTGTGGCGCGAGGAAGGCAGTTGAGCGAACCCAGACTGTGCCCGAGCGTTGGCCAGTGCTCGCCCGACTCAACTCGCCTTGACTGGAATACGGCGCACTCTTCCGGGAGCTGCCTTGGGGAGACGAATGACGAGTATGCCATTCTCGTACCGGGCTTCGGCTCGTTCCGGATCGACTGGACTCGGCAACTCGATCGTGCGTTGAAACCGACCGAAGCGACGCTCGCGACTGACCCATTGCCCATCCACCGAGGGTTCCCGCACCTCACCGCGGAGAACGACGCGATCGTCCTCGACGACGAGGTCCATCGCGGCTGGCTCCACCCCTGGTATCACCGCATAGATGACGTATGCGTCCTCGAGCTCGGCAATGTCCACCGGTACACCCACACCGGCCACCATCGGCCCGGATCGCTCACCCCGTAGCCCATAGGCCTGTTCCAAGAGTTCGCGCCACGGAAAACCCTCCGCCCAGGGGTCGAAAGATCGTCTGCCCGCCACGCTCCGTTCCTCCTGCTCAGGATCCGTCACCGCCCCAGGAACCCGAGCGCCCGCACGACCGTGAGCCAGCGCCCGGCCGGGCGACGCGACGCTTGCACGTAGCGGTACACGTGCGCCAGCCGATCACTGGTGAAGATGCCGCGATAGCGGTTCCCGGCGTCGACCACGGGGACCGCGGGGTGCCCGCTCGCCAGCATGCGGCGGTGCGCTTCGTACACGGAAGTCTCCGGACTCACGGCAGCGAAGCCGTGGTCCATCGCATCAGCAACGCGCATGAGATGCGCGACATGCGCCAGCCGGAGGATGTTTTCTCGCCACAGCATCCCCACGACCGTTCCATCGCGTACGACAGCGACATCGCGTGGTCCCCCTTGCAGCGCATGGGACAGCGGCTGCTCGGGGTCGATTCCACCACCATCCCAGACGGCGAACTGCCCGACTGGAAGGCGTTGCAGGACACGCTCCAGCTGGAGCGTCCGTTGCTCCAGCAAGGCAGCACCAGCCAGAAAAAGGCCAGCCAGCGGCAAAGTCG
Protein-coding regions in this window:
- a CDS encoding Hsp20/alpha crystallin family protein; its protein translation is MAGRRSFDPWAEGFPWRELLEQAYGLRGERSGPMVAGVGVPVDIAELEDAYVIYAVIPGVEPAAMDLVVEDDRVVLRGEVREPSVDGQWVSRERRFGRFQRTIELPSPVDPERAEARYENGILVIRLPKAAPGRVRRIPVKAS
- a CDS encoding acetyl-CoA carboxylase carboxyltransferase subunit alpha — translated: MTSLTAWDRVQLARHPARPHTLDYIAELIEDPQELHGDRLFRDDPAIVAVLGRFRGQPILVLGHQKGTTTAENIARNFGMPRPEGYRKAIRVMQLAEKFRLPVLTFVDTPAADPGLESEERGQAWAISACLRTLLRLTVPTIAIVIGEGGSGGALALATCDRLLMLENAIFAVASPEACAAILWRDAGRAPEAATAMRITAPELHRFGIADEVIPEPTPAHLDAPGTIRRVGDAVERRLGELRDLWNRHGTDAARRFRWARFRAIGVWREEGS